The genomic DNA AGGCTGCTCGGTCTCGGCCGCCCAGTCGACCCTCGACGACTTCGTCCGGCTGGGCCTGCTCCGTACCAACGGCGCGGAGGTGCCGCAGTACGAGGTGCCCGGCTGCCTCGCCCCGCTGCTGCAGGCCCTGCTCGCGGACCGCGACCGGCCGGCCGAGATCCAGCTCGCCAGGGCCCGGTTGCTGGAGCGGACCGTGCGTCAGCTCCAGTCCTGCCGGGCGATCACCGACCCGGAGGGTTCCGAGGCCCGTCGGAAGCTCGCCGGACTGCCGCGCTCGCTGCGCTTTCCACACCCCGAAGCGGCCGCCGCCTGGCTGCGGATCCGCCGTCCGGCCCTGCTCGCCGCCGCCCGGATCGCCGTGGAGGACGGTGAACTCGACACCCTGGCGCGGAGGCTGGTGGCCGCCCTGGTGCGGGCGCTGGCCGTGCATCAGGGCACCGAGGCCGCGGCATCCGATCTGTACGGTCTGCACGGACTCGTCCTGGCCGTCGCCGAGCGGCGCGATCTGCCCCGCGAGCGGGCTGCCGCACTGCTCAATCTCGCCGATCTGGACGCCAGGACCGGCCGCACGCGGGAGGCGCTGACCCGCTATCGGGCAGCCCTGGACGCAGGACGGGCGGCGAAGGACCCGTACGCGACGGGCAGGGCGATGGAATCCGTAGGAGGCGCCTACGCCGAGCTGGGGGACTTCCACCGGGCCTCCGACTGGTACGGCCGGGCGCTTGCGCAGCGGCTCACCCACGGCGAGCTCGCCGACGAGGCGCGGCTGTACGGGCGGCTCGGCTCCGTCCACACCTACGCCGGACAGTACGGCGAGGCGCTCCGGAACTGGCGGGCCGCGGCGGCGGTGTACCGCAGGCTCGGCGATCTCGCCGCACAGGCGCGGGCACTCAGCGAGGCCGCCCGGGTGCAGGAGTACGCGGGACGGCCGCAGGAGTCGCTGCGCACCTGCCAGGAGGCCGTCGAGTGGGCGCGGCAGGCCAAGGACGTACGGCTGCAGGCCGCGCTGGAGCTCCGGCTGGCCGACACGCTCGACCGGCTCGGCGACCCGGCTGCGGCCGGGTTGCACCGCGGAACGGCGCAGAGACTGCTGGGCAAGGATGAGCCAGCCTGCGAAATCCGTAGTGGGTCGACTGAAAATTAATGCTTTGTAAGGCTAGACAGCGAGAAGCCCTTCATTAAACTGGCTCTGCCGCGTACGTTCGCGGTGTCTCCATTTACACTGTGTGTATCCGGGTATGCACCTCTATGCCCGGAGTAACCCTCTGAGTCAAGGACCGTGATCGACGTGAAGGTCGGCATCCCCCGCGAAGTCAAGAACAACGAGTTCCGCGTGGCCATCACGCCCGCCGGTGTGCATGAGCTCGTCCGCCACGGCCACCAGGTCGTCGTCGAGCAGAACGCCGGTGCAGGGTCCTCGATCACGGACGCGGAGTACGTCGCCGCGGGGGCGCGGATCCTCCCCACCGCCGACGAGGTCTGGGCCACCGCCGACCTGCTCCTCAAGGTCAAGGAGCCGGTCGCCGAGGAGTACCACCGCCTCCGCAAGGACCAGACGCTCTTCACCTACCTGCACCTCGCCGCCTCCCGCGAGTGCACGGACGCGCTGCTGGGGTCCGGCACCACGGCGATCGCGTACGAGACCGTCGAGACCGCCAACCGCGCGCTGCCGCTGCTCGCCCCGATGTCCGAGGTCGCGGGCCGGCTGGCCCCGCAGGTCGGTGCGTACCACCTGATGCGCTCGGTCGGTGGCCGCGGCGTGCTGCCGGGTGGCGTCCCGGGTACCGCACCCGCCGAGGCCGTCGTCATCGGTGGCGGTGTCTCCGGCTGGAACGCCACACAGATCGCCGTCGGTCTCGGCTTCCACGTCACGCTGCTCGACCGGGACATCAACAAGCTGCGCGAGGCCGACAAGGTCTTCGGTACCAAGGTGAAGACGGTCGTCTCCAACTCCTTCGAGCTGGAGAAGGCGGTCATCGAGGCCGACCTCGTCATCGGTGCCGTGCTGATCCCCGGCGCGAAGGCTCCGAAGCTGGTCACCAACGAGCTCGTCGCCAAGATGAAGCCCGGAAGTGTACTTGTCGACATTGCAATCGACCAGGGTGGCTGCTTCGAGGACTCGCACCCGACGACGCACGCCGAGCCGACCTTCATGGTCCACAACTCGGTCTTCTACTGCGTCGCCAACATGCCGGGAGCGGTGCCGAACACCTCCACGTACGCGCTCACCAACGCCACGCTGCCGTACATCCTGGAGCTCGCCAACCGCGGCTGGACCGAGGCGCTTCGGCGTGACGCCGCGCTCGCCAAGGGCCTCAACACCCATGAGGGCCAGGTGGTTTACCGCGAGGTGGCGGAGGCGCACGGTCTGGAGCACGTCGAGCTGAGCACACTTCTCGGCTGACGGGTCAACATCTTTCGTCAACCTCACGCGTCCGGCCGGACCTTGCCGAGCAAGGTCCGGCCGGACGCATGTCGGGTCACTGTGAGAGCCTTGCGCAACTTGCCTTGAACGTAACCCTTTACCCGTTTCGAGCACCCGTGAATGGTGCGCCGGAGCGACCGTGCACCCTTGACAGGCGGGTGTTCGATTGCCGACACATCGGGCCGGGTCCGGCGGATTGTGTTGCTGCGAACCGGTGACACGCCATAGAGTCGCCAATCGTCGGCATGGTGTCACGCTGACCTATCGATAAGTTTCCTGGTCACGTCCAAGGAGGTAAGACGACTTGTGAATGAGTCGACATTTACTCCCGGGGGTGTTCAACCAGGGATGCCTGCACGGGGCCAGAGCCCGATCGGGCTGGAGGCTGTCGGCTCCGTCGCTGTCCGCACCTTCGCCACCCACCAGCACATGACGACAGCCCCCCAGATGATGGACGGCCTAAACGTGAACGCCATGGCCGGCAACGAGAGTGGCCGAGAGACCGCCCACTTCGCCGACTTCGACGAGGTGCCCCAGGGGCACTTCTACGACCCCGACGCCGAGTACGAGCCCGACCCGGAGTACGCGGCCACCCTCGCGCCCGACGCTGCCCGCCAGCGCCGCGAGCGGATCGGCCCGACCGGCCGGCCTCTGCCCTACTTCCCGATCCCGGGCCCGCTGACCGATCACGGTCCCGCGAAGATCATCGCGATGTGCAACCAGAAGGGCGGCGTCGGCAAGACCACGTCGACCATCAACCTCGGTGCCGCGCTCGCGGAGTACGGACGCCGTGTCCTGCTCGTCGACTTCGACCCGCAGGGGGCCCTGTCCGTCGGTCTCGGCGTCAACCCGATGGAGCTCGACCTCACGGTCTACAACCTGCTCATGGAGCGGGGCATGTCGGCCGACGAGGTCCTCCTGAAGACCGCCGTGCCCAACATGGACCTGCTGCCGAGCAACATCGACCTGTCGGCCGCCGAGGTGCAGCTGGTCAGTGAGGTGGCCCGGGAGTCCACGCTGCAGCGCGCCCTGAAGCCGCTGATGGCCGACTACGACTACATCGTGATCGACTGTCAGCCCTCGCTGGGCCTGCTCACGGTGAACGCCCTGACGGCTGCTCACAAGGTGATAGTGCCGCTCGAGTGCGAGTTCTTCGCACTCCGTGGTGTGGCACTGCTCACCGAGACCATCGAGAAGGTGCAGGAGCGGCTCAACCCGGAGCTGGAGCTCGACGGCATTCTCGCCACCATGTACGACTCCCGTACGGTGCACAGCCGCGAGGTCCTCGCGCGGGTCGTCGAGGCCTTCGACGAGCACGTCTACCACACGGTGATCGGGCGCACGGTGCGCTTCCCGGAGACCACGGTCGCCGGCGAGCCCATCACCACGTACGCCTCCAACTCGGTCGGTGCAGCCGCCTATCGCCAGCTCGCCAGGGAGGTGCTCGCCCGGTGTCACGCCGAGTGAGTCTGCCCGGGGCCGACGAACTGTTCCGTACCACCGGGGGGATGGGGCTGCAGTCCTCGTCCCCCGCGGACCGGCGGCGCAAGGCGAACGGCGAGGCGCGGGTTCCGGCTCCGGCCGGTGAGAGCGATTCCACGGCGGACGGGTCCGGAGCGGCCGAGGCCGGTGGATCCGGGACCCTGACGTCGGGGGAGGAACATTCGGCGGCGGACGCCGACACGGGAGACTCCCGGAGCCGTGGCGGGGAGAACGACCGGGCGGCAGCCGCTCAGGCGGGCCGTCGGCCCCAGCCCTCGTCCGGGACGCAGCAGGAGGCTCCAGCCGTCCAGCAGCAGCGCAGGCGCGGAGGCGGGCGCGGAGCGAACCGGCGGCCGAGCGGCCGGGAGCGCCACGACGAGAAGATCACCGTCTATGTCTCGGCCGAGGAACTGATGGACCTCGAACACGCGCGGCTCGTCCTGCGCGGCGAGCACGGGCTCGCCGTCGACCGTGGGCGGATCGTCCGCGAGGCGGTCGCCGTGGTCCTCGCCGACCTGGAGTCGCGGGGTGACGCAAGCATCCTCGTACGGCGGTTGCGCGGCCGCTGACCGGTACGGCGGGCCGGTAACCTGCCCGGGGGGCCGCTGCCGAGCTGCCCGGCCGTCTCCGTACGGCACATCGCCCGCCCGTATCCCCGCCGCACCCTGGACCCCCATGCCGACGACCGACGAGCCCGCCCGCACGCCCCGGCGCCCCCTGGGGCGCGGTCCGGGGGGCCGGCTTGCGCCGTCCGCGGCCGGGGCCGCGGTGGGGGAGGGTGCCACTCCCGGTGCGCCCCCCGTCCCCGACCTTCCCGTATCCGGGGAGGCGTCCCCGGATACCTCGACCGCCGACCTGGATGCCGCCGCGGCGCCTGCGGCCCCCGCCGACACCGCTGCCGTCCCGGCCGACACCATCGGTTCTGCGGACGCCGCCGTCTCCGCCGGTCCTGCCGTGTCCGTCGGCGCCGCCGACACTGCCGTCTCCGCCGGTTCTGCGGCCCCGGCCGCCACGGACGCCGCCAGGGCGCCTGAAGCCGCCGCCGGTGCCGTCGCCGCCGTCCCAACCGTCTCCGCCGGTCCTGCGGTCCCCGCCGAATCAGCCGGTCCTGCCGTGTCCGTCGGCACCGCCGTCCCAGCCGTCTCCGCCGGTCCTGCGGCCCCCGCCGTCACGGACGTCGCCGCGGCGCCTGCGGCCCCCGCCGGCACCGCCGCATCCGGGGCCCCCGCCGACGACGGACGGTTCACTGTTCGGCTGGCCAACTTCGAGGGGCCGTTCGATCTTCTTCTGCAGCTCATCTCCAAGCACAAGCTCGATGTGACCGAGGTCGCCCTCTCCAAGGTCACCGACGAGTTCATGGCCCACATCCGGGCCATGGGGGTGGACTGGGATCTCGACCAGACCACCGAGTTCCTCGTCGTCGCCGCGACCCTGCTCGATCTCAAGGCCGCCCGGCTGCTGCCCGCCGCCGAGGTCGAGGACGAGGCCGATCTCGCGCTGCTCGAAGCGCGGGACCTGCTCTTCGCGAGGCTTCTGCAGTACCGCGCGTACAAACGCATCGCGGAGATCTTCAGCGCCCGGCTGGAGTCCGAGGGGCGGCGCTTTCCCCGGACCGTGGGGTTGGAGCCGCACCATGCGGAGCTGCTGCCCGAGGTGGTGATCAGCATCGGCGCCGAGGGGTTCGCGCGGCTCGCCGTGAAGGCGATGCAGCCGAAGCCCAAGCCGCAGGTGTACGTCGATCACATCCACGCCCCGCTGGTCAGCGTGCGTGAGCAGGCCGAGATCGTCGTGGCGCGGCTGCGGGAGGCGGGCGGGATCACTTTCCGCGAGCTCACCGAGGACGCCCCGGACACCCTCACCGTCGTCGCCCGGTTCCTCGCGCTGCTGGAGCTGTACCGGGAGAAGGCCGTCACCCTCGACCAGGAGGAGGCGCTCGGCGAGCTCATGGTGCGCTGGGCCGGGGGCGAGGGGGCGGAGCCCGCGGTGACGGACGAGTTCGATCAAGAGGTGCAGGACATGGACGTACAAGAGGATGTGCAGGCATGAGCGAGCAGCGCCCCACCGGTGCGAGCACCGTCGCGGACCTTGAGCTCAAGCCCGCCCTGGAGGCCGTTCTCATGGTCGTCGACGAACCCGCCACCGAGGAACACCTCGCCAAGGTGCTGGAGCGGCCCCGGCGGGCCGTCGCCGACGCGCTGCGGGAGCTGGCCGACGAGTACACCGTGCAGCGCCGCGGTTTCGATCTCCGGCTGGTCGCGGGCGGCTGGCGCTTCTACACGCGCCCGGAGTACGCGGAGGCCGTCGAGGGCTTCGTGCTGGACGGCCAGCAGGCCCGCCTCACCCAGGCGGCTCTGGAGACCCTCGCAGTGGTCGCGTACCGCCAGCCGGTCAGCCGGTCGAGGGTCTCCGCGGTACGCGGCGTGAACTGTGACGGCGTGATGCGGACCCTCCTGCAGAGGGGCCTGGTCGAGGAAGCGGGCGCGGAACCCGAAACAGGTGCGATCCTGTACAGGACGACGAACTACTTTCTGGAGCGGATGGGCCTGCGCGGCCTGGATGAGCTCCCGGAGCTCGCGCCCTTCCTCCCCGAGGCGGACGCGATCGAGGCTGAGACGCTAGAGGGTGTGCCGTCGTTCGATCCGGACGCACCGGACACCCCGGATACTCACGCAGACGACAAGACGGAATTTTGATGCGAAGCAGTGGCAGGAACAGCGGAAGCGGCAGCGGCAAGAGCGGCGGCAACCGGAACCCCCGGGGTGGCGGTGCCGGGCGCGACGACAGGCAGGACAAGCGTCCCCGCAGGCCCCGTCCCGAGGAGCGCCGCTACGACGTGGGCGGCACCGGGGCGGGCGAGCAGAGCGGCGACGGCCCCCGCAAGGGCCGCGGCGCCGCGGCCCGCGGTGGCGCCAAGGGCGGTCCGAAGCCCCCGCAGGGCGGCGCGAGGACCGGCGGCCCGCGGCGTGGCCCGCAGGGCGCCCCGTCCCGCTCGCGCGAGCTCGACGCCAAGATCGAGCAGCGCAACCGGGACAGGTACGCGAACAAGCCCGACATCAAGACGCCCAAGACCCACCCGGGCGCCGAGCAGGAGGGCGAGCGTCTGCAGAAGGTCCTGGCCAGGGCCGGCATGGGCTCGCGCCGTGCGTGCGAGGAGCTGATCGAGCAGTCCCGCGTCGAGGTCAACGGCGAGATCGTCGTCGAGCAGGGCATGCGCGTCGATGTGCACAAGGACGAGATCAAGGTCGACGGTCTGACCGTCGCCGCCCAGTCGTACCTCTTCTTCGCGCTGAACAAGCCCGCCGGTGTCGTCTCCTCGATGGAGGACCCGGACGGCCGTCAGTGCCTCGGCGACTACGTCACCAACCGTGAGACGCGGCTCTTCCACGTCGGCCGCCTGGACACCGAGACCGAGGGCATCATCCTGCTCACCAACCACGGCGAGCTGGCCCACCGGCTGACCCACCCGAAGTACGGCGTGAAGAAGACCTACCTGGCCGCCATCCAGGGACCGCTCCCGCGCGACCTGGGCAAGCACCTCAAGGACGGCATCCAGCTGGAGGACGGGTACGCCCGCGCCGACCACTTCCGTGTCGTCGAGAACACCGGCAAGAACTACCTGGTCGAGGTGACCCTCCACGAGGGCCGCAAGCACATCGTCCGCCGGATGCTGGCCGAGGCCGGCTTCCCGGTCGAGCGGCTGGTGCGGACGTCCTTCGGGCCGATCCCGCTGGGCGACCAGAAGTCCGGCTGGCTGCGCCGCCTCACCAACACCGAGGTGGGCATGCTGATGGGCGAGGTCGGTCTGTAGTCCGCCTTCGGCGTCCGCTGTACGGCCCGCGGCCGGTTCCCTGGTTTCGATTTTCGAACAGGAAACCGGCCGCGGGCCTTTTGCTGCCGTCGAATCGCCTTTATAGTCAAAGTGACTATTAAGGAGGCGGTGTGAGTCTCGCGGACATCCTCGATCCCCTGCAGCAACCCCTGGCGACAGTCCTGGACACCCCGGTCGGCTGGACCGAGGTGCTCGGCTTCGGCAGTGGGGCGCTGTGCGTCTGGCTCGTGGCCCGCCAGCATCTCGCCAACTGGCCGATCGGCATCGCCAACAACCTCCTCTTCGTCCTGCTGTTCACCCAGTCCGGTCTGTACGCCGACGCCGGCCTGCAGATCGTCTTCATCACCCTTGCCGCGTACGGCTGGTGGACCTGGACCCACGGGGGTGGACCGGGCTCGCCGGACCTGCCGGTGCGGAACACCGGCCGCGCCGAATGGATCCGGCTGTGCGCGGCAGGGGTGCTGGGGACCGCCGGTCTGACCGTTCTCCTCGACCACGCCACCGACTCCACCGTGCCGTTCTGGGACGCCCTGACGACCACGCTGTCCTTGGCCGCGACGTACGGGCAGTGCCGAAAGCTCGTCGAGTCGTGGTGGCTGTGGATCGCCGCCGATGTCGTGTACATCCCGCTGTACGCGTACAAGGAGCTCTATCTGACCTCCCTGCTGTACGCCGGCTTCCTGGCGCTGTGCCTGGTCGGACTGCGCAACTGGAAGCGTGATCTCTGCGTTCCGCAGAGGGAATTGGCGGAGGTGACAGGGTGAAGCGGTTCAGGCACGGGCTCGTGCTCGGCAAGTTCTATCCGCCGCACGCGGGCCATCACCACCTCGTCCGCACCGCCCAGGACCGCTGCGAGCGGCTGACCGTCCTGGTCTGTGCCGCCTCCGTCGAGTCCGTCCCCCTCGCCGACCGGGTGGCCTGGATGCGGGAGGTGCACCCGGACGTACGGGTCGTCGGCGCCGTCGACGACATCCGGATGGATCTCCACGACCCGGCGATCTGGGATGCCCATATGGCCGTCTTCGAAGGGGCCGTCCCGGAGGAGGTCGATGCCGTCTTCACCTCGGAGCCTTACGGGGACGAACTGGCCCGCCGGTTCGGTGCCGAATCCGTCTGCGTCGACCCCGACCGTACGGTCTTCCCGGTCTCCGGCACCGCCGTCCGCAAGGACCCGGTCGGCTGCTGGGACTTCCTGGAACCACCCGTACGGGCAGCGCTCACCCGCCGCATCGTCGTCCTCGGCGCCGAGTCCACCGGCACCACCACTATGGCTCGCGCCCTCACCGACCACTACCGCCGGCGCGGCGGTGTCTGGGCGCAGACCCGATATGTCGCCGAGTACGGGCGGGAGTTCAGCGAACAGAAGCTGGCCGCTCTGCGCACCCGGTGGCCCCGGGCCCGGTGGGAGGACGTGGGGTTCACCACCGACGACTTCCCGCTGATCGCCGCGGCCCAGAACGCCGAGGAGGAGGCGGCCGCCCGGACCGGGTCCCCGGTGCTCTTCTGCGACACCGACTCCTTCGCCACCACCGTCTGGCACGAGCGGTACATCGGAGGTCGCAACCCGCTCGTCGAGGAGACCGCCGACCGGGTCGCCCATCACCTGTGGCTGCTCACCGACCACGAGGGCGTCGCCTTCGAGGACGACGGGCTGCGCGACGGCGAGGAGCTGCGGCCCTGGATGACCGACCGCTTCCGGGCCGAACTCACCCGCACCGGGCGGAGGTTCATCGAACTCACCGGACCGCACCGGCACCGCATGGACACCGCGGTCGACGCCGTCGACACTCTTCTCGCGGCGGGCTGGGACTTCGCCGCGCCCCTCCCGGAGCGACGATGAGCACCGGCGCGCCCGAGGGCTACGACCCGTACGCCTTCGAACCGTTCGCGGTCACCGTCGACCTCGCCGTGTTCACGGTCCGCGACGGCCGGCTGCATGTCCTGCTCGTCGAGCGCGGTGAAGACCCGTACAAGGGTCACTGGGCCCTGCCCGGCGGTTTCGTGCTTCCCCGCGAGTCCGCCGAGGACGCCGCCCGCCGGGAGCTCGCCGAGGAGACCGGGCTGACCGAGGCAACCGTCTCCGCGCTCCACCTGGAGCAGCTGTGCACCTACAGCGACCCGGACCGCGACCCCAGGATGCGGGTCGTCTCCGTCGCGTACACCGCACTCGTCCCGGATCTGCCCGAGCCGCGTGGCGGCGGGGACGCGGCCAACGCCCGCTGGTGGGACGCCGGAGCACTCGGCGCGCTCGCCTTCGACCACGACCGCATCCTCACCGACGCGCACGACCGGATCGGCGCCAAGCTCGAGTACAGCTGCCTGGCGACGGCCTTCTGCCCGGCCGAATTCACCCTGGGCGAGCTCCAGCAGGTGTACGAGACGGTCTGGGGAGTCGAGCTCGACCGGCCGAACTTCCGGCGCAAGGTCCTCACCACGCCCGGCTTCGTCCAGGCCGTGGAGGGATCACCACGCCGCACCGGCGGACGGGGGAAGCCGGCTGCTCTGTACCGGGCGGGTGCCGCCACCGCCCTGCACCCTCCACTTCTGCGACCGGAAGGACGAAGCGCATGATCGTGACCCGCACCATCACCAAACAGGCCGCCACCGGCGCGCTCACCGGGCTCGCGCTCGGC from Streptomyces sp. NBC_01707 includes the following:
- a CDS encoding tetratricopeptide repeat protein; this translates as MTDQVVDTSGPASAAGTEGPSGAAPRQFFGRERELKELKADIERAGLDTLAGRKAARARVLLIAGRPGSGRTALAEELTRALLDTGDYPDGLLRVRLTDLGGAPVPTERTARDLLDQLEVAGPPGADGDELSQLVREALADRHVLLLLDDAADAEQVDPLLPDNPGCLVVATAQGPLTGISGVRPCTIGGLDKGSAVQLLADAIGQVRITVDPLTAESLAEECGGQPAALVMIGGWLAAHPMASVADVTKQLRELPDDADQPTGARPLARAFRLVYESLPQTAGRILRLLALAPAGLADAHTASALAGCSVSAAQSTLDDFVRLGLLRTNGAEVPQYEVPGCLAPLLQALLADRDRPAEIQLARARLLERTVRQLQSCRAITDPEGSEARRKLAGLPRSLRFPHPEAAAAWLRIRRPALLAAARIAVEDGELDTLARRLVAALVRALAVHQGTEAAASDLYGLHGLVLAVAERRDLPRERAAALLNLADLDARTGRTREALTRYRAALDAGRAAKDPYATGRAMESVGGAYAELGDFHRASDWYGRALAQRLTHGELADEARLYGRLGSVHTYAGQYGEALRNWRAAAAVYRRLGDLAAQARALSEAARVQEYAGRPQESLRTCQEAVEWARQAKDVRLQAALELRLADTLDRLGDPAAAGLHRGTAQRLLGKDEPACEIRSGSTEN
- the ald gene encoding alanine dehydrogenase, with the translated sequence MKVGIPREVKNNEFRVAITPAGVHELVRHGHQVVVEQNAGAGSSITDAEYVAAGARILPTADEVWATADLLLKVKEPVAEEYHRLRKDQTLFTYLHLAASRECTDALLGSGTTAIAYETVETANRALPLLAPMSEVAGRLAPQVGAYHLMRSVGGRGVLPGGVPGTAPAEAVVIGGGVSGWNATQIAVGLGFHVTLLDRDINKLREADKVFGTKVKTVVSNSFELEKAVIEADLVIGAVLIPGAKAPKLVTNELVAKMKPGSVLVDIAIDQGGCFEDSHPTTHAEPTFMVHNSVFYCVANMPGAVPNTSTYALTNATLPYILELANRGWTEALRRDAALAKGLNTHEGQVVYREVAEAHGLEHVELSTLLG
- a CDS encoding ParA family protein, which codes for MPARGQSPIGLEAVGSVAVRTFATHQHMTTAPQMMDGLNVNAMAGNESGRETAHFADFDEVPQGHFYDPDAEYEPDPEYAATLAPDAARQRRERIGPTGRPLPYFPIPGPLTDHGPAKIIAMCNQKGGVGKTTSTINLGAALAEYGRRVLLVDFDPQGALSVGLGVNPMELDLTVYNLLMERGMSADEVLLKTAVPNMDLLPSNIDLSAAEVQLVSEVARESTLQRALKPLMADYDYIVIDCQPSLGLLTVNALTAAHKVIVPLECEFFALRGVALLTETIEKVQERLNPELELDGILATMYDSRTVHSREVLARVVEAFDEHVYHTVIGRTVRFPETTVAGEPITTYASNSVGAAAYRQLAREVLARCHAE
- a CDS encoding ScpA family protein, translated to MPTTDEPARTPRRPLGRGPGGRLAPSAAGAAVGEGATPGAPPVPDLPVSGEASPDTSTADLDAAAAPAAPADTAAVPADTIGSADAAVSAGPAVSVGAADTAVSAGSAAPAATDAARAPEAAAGAVAAVPTVSAGPAVPAESAGPAVSVGTAVPAVSAGPAAPAVTDVAAAPAAPAGTAASGAPADDGRFTVRLANFEGPFDLLLQLISKHKLDVTEVALSKVTDEFMAHIRAMGVDWDLDQTTEFLVVAATLLDLKAARLLPAAEVEDEADLALLEARDLLFARLLQYRAYKRIAEIFSARLESEGRRFPRTVGLEPHHAELLPEVVISIGAEGFARLAVKAMQPKPKPQVYVDHIHAPLVSVREQAEIVVARLREAGGITFRELTEDAPDTLTVVARFLALLELYREKAVTLDQEEALGELMVRWAGGEGAEPAVTDEFDQEVQDMDVQEDVQA
- the scpB gene encoding SMC-Scp complex subunit ScpB produces the protein MSEQRPTGASTVADLELKPALEAVLMVVDEPATEEHLAKVLERPRRAVADALRELADEYTVQRRGFDLRLVAGGWRFYTRPEYAEAVEGFVLDGQQARLTQAALETLAVVAYRQPVSRSRVSAVRGVNCDGVMRTLLQRGLVEEAGAEPETGAILYRTTNYFLERMGLRGLDELPELAPFLPEADAIEAETLEGVPSFDPDAPDTPDTHADDKTEF
- a CDS encoding pseudouridine synthase, translating into MRSSGRNSGSGSGKSGGNRNPRGGGAGRDDRQDKRPRRPRPEERRYDVGGTGAGEQSGDGPRKGRGAAARGGAKGGPKPPQGGARTGGPRRGPQGAPSRSRELDAKIEQRNRDRYANKPDIKTPKTHPGAEQEGERLQKVLARAGMGSRRACEELIEQSRVEVNGEIVVEQGMRVDVHKDEIKVDGLTVAAQSYLFFALNKPAGVVSSMEDPDGRQCLGDYVTNRETRLFHVGRLDTETEGIILLTNHGELAHRLTHPKYGVKKTYLAAIQGPLPRDLGKHLKDGIQLEDGYARADHFRVVENTGKNYLVEVTLHEGRKHIVRRMLAEAGFPVERLVRTSFGPIPLGDQKSGWLRRLTNTEVGMLMGEVGL
- the pnuC gene encoding nicotinamide riboside transporter PnuC — translated: MSLADILDPLQQPLATVLDTPVGWTEVLGFGSGALCVWLVARQHLANWPIGIANNLLFVLLFTQSGLYADAGLQIVFITLAAYGWWTWTHGGGPGSPDLPVRNTGRAEWIRLCAAGVLGTAGLTVLLDHATDSTVPFWDALTTTLSLAATYGQCRKLVESWWLWIAADVVYIPLYAYKELYLTSLLYAGFLALCLVGLRNWKRDLCVPQRELAEVTG
- a CDS encoding AAA family ATPase, whose protein sequence is MKRFRHGLVLGKFYPPHAGHHHLVRTAQDRCERLTVLVCAASVESVPLADRVAWMREVHPDVRVVGAVDDIRMDLHDPAIWDAHMAVFEGAVPEEVDAVFTSEPYGDELARRFGAESVCVDPDRTVFPVSGTAVRKDPVGCWDFLEPPVRAALTRRIVVLGAESTGTTTMARALTDHYRRRGGVWAQTRYVAEYGREFSEQKLAALRTRWPRARWEDVGFTTDDFPLIAAAQNAEEEAAARTGSPVLFCDTDSFATTVWHERYIGGRNPLVEETADRVAHHLWLLTDHEGVAFEDDGLRDGEELRPWMTDRFRAELTRTGRRFIELTGPHRHRMDTAVDAVDTLLAAGWDFAAPLPERR
- a CDS encoding NUDIX domain-containing protein; the protein is MSTGAPEGYDPYAFEPFAVTVDLAVFTVRDGRLHVLLVERGEDPYKGHWALPGGFVLPRESAEDAARRELAEETGLTEATVSALHLEQLCTYSDPDRDPRMRVVSVAYTALVPDLPEPRGGGDAANARWWDAGALGALAFDHDRILTDAHDRIGAKLEYSCLATAFCPAEFTLGELQQVYETVWGVELDRPNFRRKVLTTPGFVQAVEGSPRRTGGRGKPAALYRAGAATALHPPLLRPEGRSA